From a single Anaeromicrobium sediminis genomic region:
- a CDS encoding reductive dehalogenase, with amino-acid sequence MNRREFLKVAGVTTAVTGAALASNPKKAFAIDLGEEHDEFPLEITKDFKGFNQKNVFFHRVYWDKEIYDDEHIIKTYGYKTPAESMMDFVMTDEGHKPLVRSGELGYRQVDYALNKAGWSVEAHFNGGSSAGMRNVYLQKYPVNPETGEEMKDMPVFIPSLNSWDNSKADEIIAHGSQYKFKDKKEASQYIKKASKFLGADLVGIVPYERAKKWVYTEWSRPNAKLFTMPDGSKSYSPMNPATVPTGEYETYGVTTVKPDFKREAGFEPKSVIVLAYEMDYHGFKTAPSQLASAAAGTMYSKMAETNHKIATFLREIGYKAAPAGNDTALSVPLAIEAGLGEGARMGMIITESYGPRVRISKIFTDLELHPDKPITFGVKEFCNVCMKCADACPSKAITQEPAQVLKEGMEFDTGKVNKSVCAGVEKWFVNAERCNAFWAYNGGDCGTCFSVCPYNKIDEWHHDLSKLATLTPFKPLLRSLDEMFGYGGPVEPEARMESKYLKDAINDFWEKI; translated from the coding sequence ATGAATCGCCGTGAATTTTTAAAGGTTGCTGGAGTTACCACTGCAGTAACAGGAGCTGCACTTGCGTCGAATCCAAAGAAAGCATTTGCAATAGACCTTGGAGAGGAACATGATGAATTTCCATTAGAGATAACTAAAGATTTTAAAGGATTTAACCAAAAAAATGTTTTCTTTCACCGTGTTTATTGGGATAAAGAAATATATGATGATGAACATATCATAAAAACATATGGATATAAAACACCAGCTGAATCAATGATGGACTTTGTAATGACAGACGAGGGACACAAACCCCTTGTAAGATCAGGTGAATTAGGATACAGACAAGTTGATTATGCCTTAAATAAAGCGGGGTGGAGTGTAGAGGCCCATTTTAATGGTGGTTCTTCAGCGGGAATGCGTAATGTATACCTTCAAAAATATCCTGTAAACCCAGAGACAGGTGAAGAAATGAAGGACATGCCTGTGTTTATTCCAAGTTTAAATTCTTGGGATAACTCAAAGGCTGATGAAATAATAGCACATGGAAGCCAGTATAAATTTAAAGATAAAAAAGAAGCATCACAATATATCAAAAAAGCATCAAAGTTTTTAGGAGCAGATTTAGTTGGTATTGTACCCTATGAAAGGGCAAAGAAATGGGTTTATACAGAGTGGTCAAGACCAAATGCCAAATTATTTACAATGCCAGATGGATCAAAGTCATATAGTCCAATGAATCCTGCTACAGTTCCCACTGGTGAATATGAAACATATGGTGTTACCACAGTAAAGCCAGATTTTAAGCGTGAAGCTGGATTTGAACCAAAATCAGTTATAGTTTTAGCCTATGAGATGGATTATCATGGATTTAAGACAGCCCCATCACAATTAGCATCAGCAGCTGCTGGGACTATGTACTCGAAAATGGCTGAAACAAACCATAAAATAGCAACTTTCTTACGAGAGATAGGATATAAAGCAGCTCCAGCTGGAAATGATACGGCTCTGTCAGTGCCACTTGCAATTGAAGCAGGATTAGGTGAAGGTGCTCGAATGGGAATGATAATAACAGAATCCTACGGACCACGTGTACGTATATCAAAAATATTTACTGATTTAGAATTACATCCTGATAAACCAATTACCTTTGGAGTAAAGGAATTTTGTAATGTATGTATGAAGTGTGCTGATGCTTGTCCATCTAAAGCTATTACCCAAGAACCAGCACAAGTACTAAAAGAAGGTATGGAATTTGATACGGGTAAAGTTAATAAATCAGTATGTGCAGGTGTTGAAAAATGGTTTGTAAATGCTGAAAGATGTAATGCATTCTGGGCTTATAACGGTGGAGACTGTGGGACATGTTTCTCCGTATGTCCATATAATAAAATTGATGAGTGGCATCATGATTTATCAAAATTAGCCACATTAACGCCATTTAAACCATTGTTACGTTCACTAGATGAGATGTTTGGATATGGTGGTCCAGTAGAACCGGAAGCACGTATGGAATCTAAATATCTAAAAGATGCAATAAATGATTTCTGGGAAAAAATTTAG
- a CDS encoding FKBP-type peptidyl-prolyl cis-trans isomerase produces MNVELGQYKGFGFRRPNVNVADEEINNYINKIREKYKVKVEKEGSIEKHDYVTISYDGYHNGLHRSDISAKNYHSKLGEGYFLDDFEKHLLGLKKGDTVEFHMVLPNNKQYNFLRNETVNFKVEIISVMNKIIPELTDHMIKRFKIEGINNIDQLKEYAKDQINYEKIMFESTKVVNEIMNKIIEGSKVQLEDEEIESLKFEILEDFKKELEKKNANLEIYLSYTKKTEEELFEQCKIEAQTYLTEKAIIEKIAQVENIALSDEEKEKCENSKVNDAFNQLLYQKVIHFLLKENTTIQE; encoded by the coding sequence ATGAATGTTGAACTTGGTCAATATAAAGGATTTGGTTTTAGACGTCCAAATGTAAATGTGGCAGATGAAGAAATCAATAATTATATAAACAAAATAAGAGAAAAGTATAAAGTAAAAGTTGAAAAAGAAGGTTCTATTGAAAAACACGATTATGTGACTATATCATATGATGGATATCACAATGGACTACACAGGTCAGATATAAGTGCAAAGAACTACCATTCTAAATTAGGTGAAGGATATTTTTTAGATGATTTTGAAAAGCATTTATTAGGATTAAAAAAGGGAGATACCGTTGAATTTCACATGGTATTACCAAATAATAAACAATATAACTTTCTTCGTAATGAGACAGTTAATTTTAAAGTGGAAATTATATCTGTTATGAATAAAATTATCCCTGAGTTAACAGACCATATGATAAAAAGATTTAAAATTGAAGGAATAAATAATATAGATCAGTTAAAAGAATATGCAAAAGATCAGATCAATTATGAAAAAATAATGTTTGAAAGTACAAAAGTTGTTAATGAAATAATGAATAAAATTATAGAAGGTTCAAAAGTTCAATTAGAAGATGAAGAAATTGAAAGTCTTAAATTTGAGATATTGGAAGACTTTAAAAAAGAACTTGAAAAGAAAAATGCAAATTTAGAAATATATTTATCATATACAAAAAAAACAGAAGAAGAATTATTTGAACAGTGTAAAATAGAAGCACAAACCTATTTGACGGAAAAAGCTATAATAGAAAAAATAGCACAAGTAGAGAACATTGCGTTAAGTGATGAAGAAAAAGAAAAATGTGAAAATAGCAAAGTAAACGATGCTTTTAATCAGTTATTGTATCAAAAAGTTATACATTTTCTTCTAAAGGAAAATACAACTATACAGGAATAA
- a CDS encoding FAD-dependent oxidoreductase produces MSNKKRILLLGAGYGGLLTAKKLGNKFKNDSEVEITLIDKNPYHTMRTELHEVAAGRVDEDSIRIDLKKVFAKRKVNVVLDEIMDMDFNKQVLKSEKSIYEYDYLVIGAGSQPTYFGIKGAKEYTHPLWTYDDAVSLKEHILHMFREAVKETDKEKRQKMLTFVVVGGGFTGVEMMGELGEWKDRLCEDFYIDKEEVKLYLVDAMPKILPIYPDNLIKKAEKRFKDLGVEIITGAGITEVSKDSVTLGDKGNINTNTVIWAAGVEGANILEAMDLEQKGRKRIVTNDKLQALDHENVYVVGDNIFYIVEGQERPVPQMVENAEHSAPLIANNIYRDIKGGEKKSYKPGFHGSMVCIGSRYGLAHLGMPGKFFAVPGFFAMFVKHFINLVYFLQVAGFNKCWSYLLHEFVYIKDNRSFVGGHFAKLAPTFWLVPLRIFIGATWLQHGLQSMAIGEIVVGLSLIIGLFTAVSSIASIIMAVMLYGSGMPLYGIIMGSIALIGGSGSTFGLDYYVLPAFKRFWKNIGIMKKYYLYVD; encoded by the coding sequence ATGAGTAATAAAAAAAGAATTTTGCTCCTTGGAGCAGGATATGGTGGGTTATTAACAGCAAAAAAACTTGGGAATAAATTTAAAAATGATAGTGAAGTAGAGATTACTCTTATTGATAAAAACCCATACCATACAATGCGTACAGAGCTTCATGAGGTGGCAGCTGGTAGAGTAGACGAAGATTCTATTAGGATTGATTTAAAGAAAGTATTTGCAAAGAGAAAAGTAAATGTAGTACTAGATGAAATAATGGATATGGATTTTAATAAACAGGTTTTAAAATCAGAAAAAAGTATATATGAATATGACTATTTAGTAATAGGGGCTGGATCTCAGCCAACTTATTTTGGTATAAAAGGTGCAAAAGAATACACTCATCCATTATGGACTTATGATGATGCCGTTAGTTTAAAAGAGCATATTCTTCACATGTTTAGAGAAGCCGTTAAAGAAACGGATAAAGAAAAAAGACAAAAGATGTTAACTTTTGTTGTTGTAGGCGGTGGCTTTACAGGTGTTGAAATGATGGGAGAATTAGGCGAATGGAAGGATAGGTTATGTGAAGACTTCTATATAGACAAGGAAGAAGTAAAGTTATATTTAGTTGATGCCATGCCTAAAATACTACCTATTTATCCCGATAACCTAATTAAAAAAGCTGAAAAAAGATTTAAGGATTTAGGTGTTGAAATAATAACAGGTGCTGGTATAACAGAGGTTTCAAAGGATTCTGTTACCCTAGGAGATAAAGGTAATATAAATACTAATACGGTCATTTGGGCAGCTGGTGTTGAAGGTGCCAATATACTTGAAGCTATGGACCTTGAACAAAAGGGTAGAAAAAGAATCGTCACAAATGATAAACTACAAGCATTAGATCATGAAAATGTGTATGTTGTAGGAGACAATATATTCTACATTGTAGAAGGACAAGAGAGACCAGTTCCGCAGATGGTTGAAAATGCTGAACATTCAGCTCCTTTGATTGCAAATAACATTTATAGAGATATAAAAGGTGGAGAAAAGAAATCCTATAAACCAGGATTCCATGGTTCAATGGTTTGTATAGGTTCACGCTATGGTTTAGCACATCTAGGAATGCCTGGCAAATTTTTTGCTGTACCTGGTTTCTTTGCAATGTTTGTGAAGCATTTTATTAATTTGGTATATTTCTTACAAGTTGCAGGATTTAATAAATGTTGGTCCTATTTGCTACATGAATTTGTATATATAAAAGATAATAGAAGTTTTGTTGGTGGACACTTTGCTAAATTAGCACCAACCTTTTGGTTAGTCCCATTGAGAATTTTTATAGGTGCTACATGGCTACAACATGGTTTACAGAGTATGGCTATAGGTGAAATAGTAGTTGGTTTATCTTTAATTATTGGATTATTTACAGCAGTTTCATCTATTGCTTCAATTATTATGGCAGTGATGCTTTATGGTTCAGGTATGCCTTTATATGGAATTATAATGGGAAGTATAGCCCTAATAGGTGGTTCAGGTAGTACCTTTGGTTTAGATTATTATGTATTACCAGCTTTTAAGAGATTTTGGAAGAATATCGGTATTATGAAAAAATATTATTTATATGTAGACTAA